Proteins from a genomic interval of Nematostella vectensis chromosome 12, jaNemVect1.1, whole genome shotgun sequence:
- the LOC5511751 gene encoding organic cation transporter protein: MDRKEGLREFDDVFHHIRSFSLYQRLVYFGSYCIIIPIMLQFMLLVFAMGTPQFHCDVTNTTCPPNTCCENCTSYSFDGPFTSTVSEWNLICDRAPLGATIQSCFFGGMLFACLLTGPLSDTFGRKKVIFCCYGIMGAASLSASFVDSVPLFAFLQLCVGFGQMGTTLALFVYGIELVGPTWRTLAGNINNYYWELSGLLGILLAYYIRDWRTMIRVCSTPIFLLFIFIRVFPESSRFLVTKGRIEDALKVLIKYGPKHNNNAVDAGKMTEMLEEIRRDQIIREKNKKKHTHLDLFKTTKMRKWTFVMGFSWFVTSMMDFAILLSVTSLFGNIYINMIIMRLAPIVTLTISWGLLRVIGRRITNFILRLLAGAACLLTLVIPNEYAIIKSIASIIGYAFNYASWTAVYLITTELFPTVLRNTALGVGSTCARVGAIIAPYMAMMGHLPGVGMSLPITIFGVLSLIAAMVTYWIPETIYSNMHQTIEEAEDAKDYYGMPCCRHGDDEQIHVPGCYTKQDADLALMQHESTV, encoded by the exons ATGGACAGGAAAGAAGGGCTTCGTGAGTTTGATGACGTCTTTCACCATATAAGGTCATTCAGCCTTTACCAGCGATTAGTGTACTTTGGCAGCTACTGTATCATTATTCCCATTATGCTCCAGTTCATGCTCCTGGTTTTCGCCATGGGCACCCCGCAGTTTCACTGTGACGTCACTAATACCACGTGCCCTCCTAACACGTGTTGTGAAAACTGTACGTCGTATTCTTTTGACGGACCTTTCACAAGCACCGTCTCTGAG TGGAATCTTATATGTGACCGCGCGCCCCTGGGAGCCACTATCCAGTCCTGTTTTTTTGGTGGAATGCTTTTCGCATGCCTTCTCACAGGTCCGCTTTCGGACACATTTGGAAGAAAGAAGGTCATCTTTTGCTGCTACGGTATCATG GGTGCTGCTAGTTTAAGTGCGTCCTTTGTTGATTCCGTTCCCTTATTCGCGTTCCTCCAGCTCTGTGTCGGCTTCGGCCAAATGGGAACCACCCTTGCGCTCTTCGTGTATGGCATCGAGTTGGTGGGTCCCACATGGCGAACGTTGGCAGGGAACATCAATAACTACTATTGGGAGCTTTCAGGCTTGCTAGGAATCCTCCTTGCTTATTATATCAGAGACTGGAGGACAATGATACGAGTTTGCAGCACGCCGATATTcctgctttttatttttattag GGTGTTTCCAGAGTCCTCGCGTTTCCTTGTCACTAAAGGACGTATTGAAGACGCGTTGAAAGTGCTCATAAAATATGGCCCGAAGCACAACAACAACGCTGTGGACGCTGGCAAAATGACAGAGATGCTGGAAGAAATACGAAGAGACCAAATCATCCGAgaaaagaacaagaaaaagcATACACATCTGGACTTATTCAAGACGACGAAGATGAGAAAATGGACTTTTGTTATGGGATTTAGCTG GTTTGTAACATCAATGATGGACTTTGCTATTTTACTCTCGGTGACAAGTCTATTTGGAAATATCTACATCAATATGATCATAATGCGGCTCGCCCCGATTGTAACACTTACCATCAGTTGGGGCTTGCTGAGAGT GATCGGGAGACGTATTACCAACTTCATTTTGAGACTTCTTGCAGGGGCGGCGTGTCTACTAACACTAGTTATCCCAAACG aatatgCGATTATCAAATCGATTGCCTCTATCATCGGATATGCGTTTAACTACGCCTCATGGACCGCCGTCTACCTTATCACAACCGAACTATTCCCGACTGTCCTGAG GAATACCGCCCTTGGAGTCGGCTCAACTTGTGCCCGTGTTGGTGCGATAATAGCACCTTATATGGCTATGATG GGACATCTTCCAGGTGTAGGCATGTCCCTTCCCATCACCATATTTGGAGTGCTGTCACTCATCGCTGCCATGGTAACGTACTGGATCCCCGAGACAATCTACTCGAATATGCACCAGACCATAGAAGAAGCCGAGGACGCTAAAGATTATTACGGGATGCCGTGCTGTCGCCATGGAGACGACGAGCAAATTCATGTTCCCGGATGTTACACCAAACAGGACGCTGACCTCGCATTGATGCAGCACGAGAGTACAGTTTAG
- the LOC5501823 gene encoding vesicular glutamate transporter 2 isoform X2: MASKHKQKVLFPQLNPTEWKGEHELFTSNDDRPDNHCCSNSYCLFLPKRYCIAFLTMLAFLLSYGVRAGISIAVVAMVSSRETTINGTITVKDPEFRWSTKTQGVILGSFFGGYMLTQVPGGVLAQRFGGRVVLGLCMLFSSIFVFLSPVAARTHVALLVAASAAVGSCKGVMTPALYDFWNRRAPYGEKSTYVTFSLSGVYIGLAIIPPVLGQLESWFDWPSIFYSSGAVTILLAFVWFIVVKRSPVDDSRLSDELLSSCEQEKTATEKNVPTPWKKILTSLPVWSVVIGWGTSGWMLFTFLTELPSYLKFGLGYDIKLTGVLYGVSFLAVAIMLPIMTRLADFMNTKEVLSMTNIRKLFTCGGSMATLNAGVGVNAFDIAPRYSGIIMGMANTLATFNGIMAPLVVGLIVKSESIHEWGIVFLLIAAIVFYGAVFYAINASGELQPWATPDLSLLSKKVDPPKKQAMS; this comes from the exons ATGGCTTCcaaacataaacaaaaagttttgttCCCTCAACTAAACCCAACAGAATGGAAGGGCGAGCATGAACTTTTTACATCCAATGACGATCGACCAGATAACCACTGTTGCAGCAACTCTTATTGCTTGTTTCTACCCAAGCGTTATTGTATTGCGTTTCTTACGATGCTCGCCTTTCTATTGTCTTATGGAGTCCGAGCAGGGATAAGCATAGCAGTTGTGGCGATGGTGTCTTCTCGTGAAACGACCATCAATGGAACAATCACTGTGAAAGATCCTGAATTCCGATGGTCAACAAAAACACAAG GGGTTATTCTTGGCTCCTTTTTTGGGGGCTACATGCTGACCCAAGTACCTGGCGGAGTGCTGGCTCAAAGATTCGGTGGTCGAGTTGTCCTGGGCTTGTGTATGCTGTTTTCATCAATATTTGTGTTCCTTTCTCCTGTGGCGGCGCGAACACACGTTGCACTCCTTGTGGCAGCCAGCGCAGCAGTGGGCTCATGTAAG GGGGTGATGACTCCCGCCCTGTACGACTTCTGGAACAGACGGGCGCCTTATGGGGAGAAATCTACTTATGTGACCTTTTCTTTGTCCG GTGTTTACATCGGTTTGGCTATAATCCCACCAGTACTGGGGCAGTTAGAATCTTGGTTTGACTGGCCGTCAATTTTCTATAGTTCAG GTGCAGTAACTATCTTATTGGCATTTGTTTGGTTTATTGTCGTGAAGCGTTCTCCTGTCGATGATTCTCGTCTGAGCGACGAGTTGCTGAGTTCGTGTGAACAAGAAAAGACAGCTACTGAAAAA AATGTACCAACGCCTTGGAAGAAGATTCTGACGTCTTTACCGGTGTGGAGCGTTGTCATTGGCTGGGGCACTAGCGGTTGGATGTTGTTCACATTCCTCACAGAATTGCCCTCTTATCTCAAGTTCGGTCTTGGATATGATATAAAACTG ACCGGTGTTTTGTACGGAGTCTCGTTTTTGGCAGTGGCCATAATGCTACCCATAATGACAAGATTAGCAGATTTCATGAATACCAAGGAAGTCCTGTCAATGACAAACATCCGTAAACTATTCACATGTGGCG GTTCCATGGCCACTTTGAATGCTGGGGTGGGCGTCAACGCGTTCGATATCGCACCCCGGTACTCTGGTATCATAATGGGAATGGCCAATACTCTTGCGACGTTTAATGGAATTATGGCACCACTGGTTGTTGGACTAATCGTAAAATCTGAG AGCATCCACGAGTGGGGCATCGTGTTTCTTCTTATCGCTGCCATTGTGTTCTACGGAGCAGTGTTTTACGCAATCAATGCGTCGGGCGAGCTACAACCGTGGGCAACGCCTGACCTCTCTCTACTTTCAAAGAAAGTAGACCCACCCAAGAAGCAGGCTATGTCGTGA
- the LOC5501823 gene encoding vesicular glutamate transporter 3 isoform X1: protein MASKHKQKVLFPQLNPTEWKGEHELFTSNDDRPDNHCCSNSYCLFLPKRYCIAFLTMLAFLLSYGVRAGISIAVVAMVSSRETTINGTITVKDPEFRWSTKTQGVILGSFFGGYMLTQVPGGVLAQRFGGRVVLGLCMLFSSIFVFLSPVAARTHVALLVAASAAVGSCKGVMTPALYDFWNRRAPYGEKSTYVTFSLSGVYIGLAIIPPVLGQLESWFDWPSIFYSSGAVTILLAFVWFIVVKRSPVDDSRLSDELLSSCEQEKTATEKNVPTPWKKILTSLPVWSVVIGWGTSGWMLFTFLTELPSYLKFGLGYDIKLTGVLYGVSFLAVAIMLPIMTRLADFMNTKEVLSMTNIRKLFTCGGFFLQCICLIIVACTPYKVVPIVLGLGSMATLNAGVGVNAFDIAPRYSGIIMGMANTLATFNGIMAPLVVGLIVKSESIHEWGIVFLLIAAIVFYGAVFYAINASGELQPWATPDLSLLSKKVDPPKKQAMS from the exons ATGGCTTCcaaacataaacaaaaagttttgttCCCTCAACTAAACCCAACAGAATGGAAGGGCGAGCATGAACTTTTTACATCCAATGACGATCGACCAGATAACCACTGTTGCAGCAACTCTTATTGCTTGTTTCTACCCAAGCGTTATTGTATTGCGTTTCTTACGATGCTCGCCTTTCTATTGTCTTATGGAGTCCGAGCAGGGATAAGCATAGCAGTTGTGGCGATGGTGTCTTCTCGTGAAACGACCATCAATGGAACAATCACTGTGAAAGATCCTGAATTCCGATGGTCAACAAAAACACAAG GGGTTATTCTTGGCTCCTTTTTTGGGGGCTACATGCTGACCCAAGTACCTGGCGGAGTGCTGGCTCAAAGATTCGGTGGTCGAGTTGTCCTGGGCTTGTGTATGCTGTTTTCATCAATATTTGTGTTCCTTTCTCCTGTGGCGGCGCGAACACACGTTGCACTCCTTGTGGCAGCCAGCGCAGCAGTGGGCTCATGTAAG GGGGTGATGACTCCCGCCCTGTACGACTTCTGGAACAGACGGGCGCCTTATGGGGAGAAATCTACTTATGTGACCTTTTCTTTGTCCG GTGTTTACATCGGTTTGGCTATAATCCCACCAGTACTGGGGCAGTTAGAATCTTGGTTTGACTGGCCGTCAATTTTCTATAGTTCAG GTGCAGTAACTATCTTATTGGCATTTGTTTGGTTTATTGTCGTGAAGCGTTCTCCTGTCGATGATTCTCGTCTGAGCGACGAGTTGCTGAGTTCGTGTGAACAAGAAAAGACAGCTACTGAAAAA AATGTACCAACGCCTTGGAAGAAGATTCTGACGTCTTTACCGGTGTGGAGCGTTGTCATTGGCTGGGGCACTAGCGGTTGGATGTTGTTCACATTCCTCACAGAATTGCCCTCTTATCTCAAGTTCGGTCTTGGATATGATATAAAACTG ACCGGTGTTTTGTACGGAGTCTCGTTTTTGGCAGTGGCCATAATGCTACCCATAATGACAAGATTAGCAGATTTCATGAATACCAAGGAAGTCCTGTCAATGACAAACATCCGTAAACTATTCACATGTGGCG gctttttTCTTCAGTGTATTTGCCTCATCATAGTGGCTTGTACACCCTATAAG GTGGTGCCTATCGTCCTTGGTTTAGGTTCCATGGCCACTTTGAATGCTGGGGTGGGCGTCAACGCGTTCGATATCGCACCCCGGTACTCTGGTATCATAATGGGAATGGCCAATACTCTTGCGACGTTTAATGGAATTATGGCACCACTGGTTGTTGGACTAATCGTAAAATCTGAG AGCATCCACGAGTGGGGCATCGTGTTTCTTCTTATCGCTGCCATTGTGTTCTACGGAGCAGTGTTTTACGCAATCAATGCGTCGGGCGAGCTACAACCGTGGGCAACGCCTGACCTCTCTCTACTTTCAAAGAAAGTAGACCCACCCAAGAAGCAGGCTATGTCGTGA
- the LOC5501823 gene encoding vesicular glutamate transporter 3 isoform X3: MASKHKQKVLFPQLNPTEWKGEHELFTSNDDRPDNHCCSNSYCLFLPKRYCIAFLTMLAFLLSYGVRAGISIAVVAMVSSRETTINGTITVKDPEFRWSTKTQGVILGSFFGGYMLTQVPGGVLAQRFGGRVVLGLCMLFSSIFVFLSPVAARTHVALLVAASAAVGSCKGVMTPALYDFWNRRAPYGEKSTYVTFSLSGVYIGLAIIPPVLGQLESWFDWPSIFYSSGAVTILLAFVWFIVVKRSPVDDSRLSDELLSSCEQEKTATEKNVPTPWKKILTSLPVWSVVIGWGTSGWMLFTFLTELPSYLKFGLGYDIKLTGVLYGVSFLAVAIMLPIMTRLADFMNTKEVLSMTNIRKLFTCGGFFLQCICLIIVACTPYKVVPIVLGLGSMATLNAGVGVNAFDIAPRYSGIIMGMANTLATFNGIMAPLVVGLIVKSEPTSPAQVKYSPPSLLKLRTARQPHQSYI, encoded by the exons ATGGCTTCcaaacataaacaaaaagttttgttCCCTCAACTAAACCCAACAGAATGGAAGGGCGAGCATGAACTTTTTACATCCAATGACGATCGACCAGATAACCACTGTTGCAGCAACTCTTATTGCTTGTTTCTACCCAAGCGTTATTGTATTGCGTTTCTTACGATGCTCGCCTTTCTATTGTCTTATGGAGTCCGAGCAGGGATAAGCATAGCAGTTGTGGCGATGGTGTCTTCTCGTGAAACGACCATCAATGGAACAATCACTGTGAAAGATCCTGAATTCCGATGGTCAACAAAAACACAAG GGGTTATTCTTGGCTCCTTTTTTGGGGGCTACATGCTGACCCAAGTACCTGGCGGAGTGCTGGCTCAAAGATTCGGTGGTCGAGTTGTCCTGGGCTTGTGTATGCTGTTTTCATCAATATTTGTGTTCCTTTCTCCTGTGGCGGCGCGAACACACGTTGCACTCCTTGTGGCAGCCAGCGCAGCAGTGGGCTCATGTAAG GGGGTGATGACTCCCGCCCTGTACGACTTCTGGAACAGACGGGCGCCTTATGGGGAGAAATCTACTTATGTGACCTTTTCTTTGTCCG GTGTTTACATCGGTTTGGCTATAATCCCACCAGTACTGGGGCAGTTAGAATCTTGGTTTGACTGGCCGTCAATTTTCTATAGTTCAG GTGCAGTAACTATCTTATTGGCATTTGTTTGGTTTATTGTCGTGAAGCGTTCTCCTGTCGATGATTCTCGTCTGAGCGACGAGTTGCTGAGTTCGTGTGAACAAGAAAAGACAGCTACTGAAAAA AATGTACCAACGCCTTGGAAGAAGATTCTGACGTCTTTACCGGTGTGGAGCGTTGTCATTGGCTGGGGCACTAGCGGTTGGATGTTGTTCACATTCCTCACAGAATTGCCCTCTTATCTCAAGTTCGGTCTTGGATATGATATAAAACTG ACCGGTGTTTTGTACGGAGTCTCGTTTTTGGCAGTGGCCATAATGCTACCCATAATGACAAGATTAGCAGATTTCATGAATACCAAGGAAGTCCTGTCAATGACAAACATCCGTAAACTATTCACATGTGGCG gctttttTCTTCAGTGTATTTGCCTCATCATAGTGGCTTGTACACCCTATAAG GTGGTGCCTATCGTCCTTGGTTTAGGTTCCATGGCCACTTTGAATGCTGGGGTGGGCGTCAACGCGTTCGATATCGCACCCCGGTACTCTGGTATCATAATGGGAATGGCCAATACTCTTGCGACGTTTAATGGAATTATGGCACCACTGGTTGTTGGACTAATCGTAAAATCTGAG CCCACCAGCCCCGCTCAAGTAAAGTACAGCCCGCCATCCCTGCTCAAGTTACGCACAGCTCGCCAACCCCATCAAAGTTACATCTAG